The following are from one region of the Halarcobacter sp. genome:
- a CDS encoding HAD family hydrolase: MRLIMFDMDGTLIDSGTSITNTINHVRENLGFEKMEKTFVLEKLNDPNINAAKFFYGTDDFTEQQKVLFEDYYHKNCLKDLEIYEGMEKLIDDLNGEFTLAVATNASSVFARKMLGHLGIEKYFKSILGYDSVKMPKPHPEMVYKILDNHNIQKQNAQMIGDSHKDIMAATNAGIDSVLVNWGFSNHDKDAIESIEELEKRIYEKFK; encoded by the coding sequence ATGCGTTTAATTATGTTTGATATGGATGGAACTTTAATTGATAGTGGAACATCTATAACAAATACTATAAATCATGTTAGAGAGAATTTAGGTTTTGAAAAGATGGAAAAAACTTTTGTTTTAGAGAAACTAAATGACCCAAATATAAATGCGGCAAAATTCTTTTATGGAACTGATGACTTTACAGAACAACAAAAAGTACTTTTTGAAGATTATTACCATAAAAACTGTTTAAAAGATTTAGAGATTTATGAGGGTATGGAAAAACTAATTGATGATTTAAATGGAGAATTTACCCTTGCAGTTGCTACAAATGCAAGTTCAGTATTTGCAAGAAAGATGCTAGGACACTTAGGTATTGAGAAATATTTTAAATCAATATTAGGTTATGATAGTGTAAAAATGCCAAAGCCACACCCAGAAATGGTTTATAAAATCTTAGATAACCACAATATCCAAAAACAAAATGCCCAAATGATTGGTGACTCACACAAAGATATTATGGCTGCTACAAATGCAGGTATAGATTCTGTTTTAGTAAACTGGGGATTTTCAAATCATGACAAAGATGCCATTGAAAGTATAGAAGAGCTTGAAAAAAGAATCTATGAAAAGTTTAAATAG
- the dgt gene encoding dGTPase, with protein sequence MIDYTKKITKDREFYAIDDINISIESDRGRILSAPALRRLQKKTQVFPLELNAAVRSRLTHSLEVSQTARFIAKTILKKSEGKFGLENFDDAFVSLAEMTSLLHDIGNPPFGHFAEVAINNWMSKRGVKIFENVVNVSVENKEFKDMLLKDLCSFDGNAQAIRVVTKLQRLNLSFPQIASVIKYTRGAYESKPLKSEPFSYLKKKPGFYYSEKEIVDKIKTSLDLKDGCRFPITYIMEAADDISYLNADMEDAVDKGILKFEDIYRLIKEECEKMQETYLLELVEKFYNKAKQNEEEPYQFNLFLTLTRAKLTHALVEHVSNIYLENHEAVFNGTFNSALLEYDTESKYTKAVEVLQNISVKYIYNYKDIQTLELKGQKILSSLFENYTPLLELSSEDFEELVKGERISCFLSQRLIRRLSSKHIVAYKDAVAKLNKEESEKYEIQEWYYRARLLIDYISGMTDDFALNEYKTLEALI encoded by the coding sequence ATGATTGACTACACTAAAAAGATAACAAAAGACAGAGAATTTTATGCTATAGATGATATTAATATCTCAATTGAAAGTGACAGAGGAAGAATTCTCTCTGCTCCTGCTTTAAGAAGACTTCAAAAGAAAACACAAGTTTTCCCTTTAGAATTAAATGCTGCTGTTAGAAGTAGATTAACACATTCTTTAGAGGTTTCTCAAACAGCAAGATTTATTGCAAAAACTATTTTAAAAAAAAGTGAAGGAAAATTTGGTTTAGAAAATTTTGATGATGCTTTTGTTTCTCTTGCTGAAATGACAAGTTTGCTTCATGATATAGGAAATCCACCTTTTGGGCACTTTGCCGAGGTTGCAATAAATAATTGGATGAGTAAAAGAGGTGTTAAGATTTTTGAAAACGTAGTGAATGTTAGTGTAGAAAATAAAGAGTTTAAAGATATGCTTTTAAAAGACTTATGCAGTTTTGATGGAAATGCACAGGCTATAAGAGTTGTAACAAAACTTCAAAGACTAAATTTATCTTTTCCTCAAATTGCTTCAGTTATAAAATATACTAGAGGAGCTTATGAAAGTAAACCTTTAAAATCAGAGCCATTTTCATATTTAAAAAAGAAACCAGGGTTTTATTATTCTGAAAAAGAGATTGTTGATAAGATAAAGACAAGTTTAGATTTAAAAGATGGATGTAGATTTCCAATTACATATATTATGGAAGCAGCAGATGATATAAGTTATCTAAATGCAGATATGGAAGATGCTGTAGATAAAGGTATCTTAAAATTTGAAGATATTTATAGACTTATAAAAGAAGAGTGCGAGAAGATGCAAGAGACTTATCTTCTTGAATTGGTTGAGAAGTTTTATAATAAAGCTAAGCAAAACGAAGAGGAACCTTACCAATTCAATCTATTTTTAACACTTACAAGAGCAAAATTAACCCATGCTTTAGTTGAACATGTTTCAAATATCTATTTAGAAAACCATGAAGCAGTTTTCAATGGAACTTTTAATTCTGCACTTTTAGAATATGATACAGAATCAAAATACACAAAAGCAGTTGAAGTTCTTCAAAATATCTCTGTTAAGTATATTTACAACTACAAAGATATCCAAACATTAGAATTAAAAGGGCAGAAAATTTTATCTTCACTTTTTGAAAATTATACTCCACTTTTAGAGCTTTCAAGTGAAGATTTTGAAGAGTTGGTAAAAGGTGAAAGAATCTCTTGTTTCTTATCTCAAAGACTTATTAGAAGACTTTCTTCTAAACATATTGTTGCATATAAAGATGCAGTTGCTAAGTTAAATAAAGAAGAGAGTGAAAAATATGAGATACAAGAATGGTATTATAGAGCTAGATTATTGATTGATTATATCTCTGGTATGACAGATGATTTTGCTTTAAATGAGTATAAAACTTTAGAAGCTTTGATTTAG
- a CDS encoding HAMP domain-containing sensor histidine kinase — MSYNKRKNFIITNSIIVVFVLLLSLFINFYLTTLVGFTQDTFFVVTLTVLIFGLVLYLLLSKTIFDPLFKSDENLQKTVKETLHELNIPISTIKLNTQMLEKKITDEKAIKRLNRIKLASNELLKLYEDMEYHIKKEIDRVDLSDFSLNDIINHSLEKFDDLKKDIKIEVDIENITLQSDQNGFQKMIDNLISNALKYNLETKGLIKITYENKNLTIFNTGKEIDTKNLFVIFDKFFQEDKTKTGFGLGLFMVKEFCDKNKIAIKIEPTKEGNSFILSLKNIIKE; from the coding sequence TTGAGTTATAACAAAAGAAAAAACTTTATAATTACAAACTCAATTATTGTTGTTTTTGTTTTATTACTGTCTTTATTTATAAATTTCTATCTTACTACACTTGTTGGGTTTACCCAAGATACTTTTTTTGTAGTTACATTAACTGTATTGATTTTTGGACTTGTTTTATATCTTTTATTGAGTAAAACTATATTTGATCCATTGTTTAAAAGTGATGAAAACCTTCAAAAAACAGTAAAAGAAACCTTGCATGAGTTAAATATTCCAATCTCTACAATTAAATTAAATACACAAATGCTAGAGAAAAAAATAACTGATGAAAAAGCTATAAAAAGATTAAACCGTATAAAACTAGCTTCAAATGAACTTTTAAAGCTTTATGAAGATATGGAATACCATATTAAAAAAGAGATTGATAGAGTTGATCTTTCAGATTTTTCATTAAATGATATTATCAATCATAGTTTAGAAAAGTTTGATGATTTGAAAAAAGATATAAAGATTGAAGTTGATATTGAGAATATAACACTACAAAGTGATCAAAATGGTTTTCAAAAGATGATTGATAATCTAATATCAAATGCTTTGAAGTATAACTTAGAAACTAAGGGGCTTATAAAAATTACATATGAAAATAAAAACCTTACTATTTTTAATACAGGTAAAGAGATAGATACTAAAAATCTGTTTGTTATTTTTGATAAGTTTTTTCAAGAAGATAAGACTAAAACAGGCTTTGGTCTGGGGCTTTTTATGGTAAAAGAGTTTTGTGATAAAAATAAAATTGCTATAAAAATAGAACCTACAAAAGAGGGTAATTCTTTTATTTTGAGTCTTAAAAATATAATAAAAGAGTAG
- a CDS encoding response regulator transcription factor, translated as MYKILILEDDELFKESLEDFLEDEGFEVVTATDGEQVLEICYEKRFDLYLFDINVPKIDGIETLKELRGKLDDTPTIYLTSYKDKEKLTEGFLCGCDDYLKKPIDLDELLLRIMSLLKRSGKVMENIQLNDEISFDPKNRRVLKDGEDIYTAGKVIDLLELFLEKKDAIITKEMIIEKLWEFNEDYSEGSIRVYINNLKKLLGKDTIKNIKGIGYKIEL; from the coding sequence TTGTATAAAATATTGATTTTAGAAGATGATGAACTATTTAAAGAGAGTTTAGAAGATTTTTTAGAAGATGAAGGCTTTGAAGTAGTTACTGCTACAGATGGAGAACAAGTATTAGAAATATGTTATGAAAAAAGATTTGATTTATATCTTTTTGATATAAATGTACCTAAAATTGATGGAATAGAGACTCTAAAAGAGTTAAGAGGTAAACTTGATGATACTCCAACTATATATTTAACCTCATATAAAGATAAAGAAAAGCTAACAGAAGGTTTTTTATGTGGTTGCGATGATTACCTTAAAAAACCCATAGATTTGGATGAATTACTTCTAAGAATAATGTCACTTCTAAAAAGAAGTGGAAAAGTTATGGAAAATATCCAACTTAATGATGAAATTAGCTTTGATCCAAAAAATAGAAGAGTCTTAAAAGATGGTGAAGATATTTATACTGCTGGAAAAGTTATAGATTTGTTAGAGCTTTTTTTAGAAAAAAAAGATGCAATTATTACAAAAGAGATGATTATTGAAAAGCTTTGGGAGTTCAACGAAGATTATAGTGAAGGCTCAATTAGAGTATATATTAACAACTTAAAAAAACTTCTAGGAAAAGATACAATAAAAAATATAAAAGGTATAGGATACAAAATTGAGTTATAA
- a CDS encoding Na/Pi symporter produces the protein MIKKLLIIFLLLVTAFYVISQENVKIILAGIAIFLIGMHFMEDGFKLFSGGTLEKILEKFTQNKYKSLLTGFLTTSIIQSSSLISVIVISFLSVEIISLTQGMAIVFGANLGSTTTAWIVSALGLKIKISLYAMPMIIFGVIFRFSKKSNYIGLGNVLLGLGFIFLGISYMKEGFDTLKDAIDLAKYSVPGITGILIYVVIGIIATVVIQSSSATMAIIITALAGANILYIDALALAIGANVGTTVTAILGSLTSNQNGKRLAFGHFVFNITTGLIALFLIYTLRDIVDFMAPLFGIAEDNYSMKLALFHTIFNLLGIIVLLPFITYIVKMSKRFINDDKYKKASKPKYLSKENIKIPYNAMVSIQKEVINLYENAQKAILHAISIHTSELKTREDLEKLTSQPTTKIDTNLDDIYQNNLKLLYSEIIEFALISQQHMNKEQNEYVAQLKIASSIIVKVLKDTRDIQKNLNFYLNSKNEVIKQEYLNIKQELATFIFEVNQLKDNDLDEVETSTIIQVNKDKLSNLDIENNQRIDELIRSEQITSKMATSLINDTTTTFNICKNLLRIANILLVKDEKLRKLGEHDEV, from the coding sequence ATGATAAAAAAACTATTAATCATTTTTCTACTTTTAGTTACTGCTTTTTATGTAATTTCCCAAGAAAATGTAAAAATTATTTTGGCTGGTATTGCTATTTTCCTTATTGGTATGCATTTTATGGAAGATGGATTTAAACTTTTTTCTGGTGGAACATTGGAAAAAATTTTAGAAAAATTTACCCAAAACAAATATAAGTCTTTGTTAACAGGTTTTTTAACCACTTCAATTATTCAAAGTTCTTCTTTAATATCTGTTATCGTAATCTCTTTTTTATCTGTTGAAATCATATCACTTACACAAGGTATGGCAATAGTATTTGGAGCAAACTTAGGTAGTACTACAACAGCGTGGATAGTTTCTGCTTTAGGACTTAAAATAAAAATCTCATTATATGCTATGCCTATGATTATATTTGGTGTGATTTTTAGATTCTCAAAAAAAAGCAACTATATTGGTTTGGGAAATGTTCTTTTAGGTTTAGGTTTTATATTTTTAGGAATCTCTTATATGAAAGAGGGATTTGATACATTAAAAGATGCTATAGATTTAGCTAAGTATTCAGTTCCTGGAATAACAGGTATTTTAATCTATGTTGTAATAGGTATAATTGCTACAGTAGTTATTCAATCAAGTAGTGCCACAATGGCTATTATTATTACAGCTTTAGCAGGAGCTAATATCTTATATATAGATGCTTTAGCCTTAGCAATTGGGGCTAATGTTGGTACAACTGTTACAGCAATATTGGGTTCACTAACTTCAAATCAAAATGGAAAAAGATTAGCTTTTGGTCATTTTGTTTTTAATATTACAACGGGATTGATTGCCCTATTTTTAATATATACTTTAAGAGACATTGTTGATTTTATGGCACCATTATTTGGAATTGCTGAAGATAACTATTCTATGAAACTTGCACTTTTTCATACTATTTTTAATCTTTTAGGGATAATTGTATTATTACCATTTATTACATATATTGTGAAGATGTCAAAAAGATTTATAAATGATGATAAGTATAAAAAAGCATCAAAACCAAAATATTTATCAAAAGAGAATATTAAAATACCATACAATGCTATGGTTTCAATACAAAAAGAGGTTATAAATCTATATGAAAATGCCCAAAAAGCTATATTACATGCAATTTCAATCCATACAAGTGAACTTAAAACAAGAGAAGACTTAGAAAAGCTTACATCACAACCAACAACTAAAATAGATACAAATCTAGATGATATTTATCAAAATAATTTAAAACTTCTTTATAGTGAGATTATAGAGTTTGCACTTATATCTCAGCAACATATGAATAAAGAACAAAATGAATATGTAGCACAACTAAAAATAGCCTCAAGTATTATTGTAAAAGTGTTAAAAGATACTAGAGATATTCAAAAAAATCTAAATTTTTATCTAAACAGTAAAAATGAAGTTATAAAACAAGAGTATTTAAATATAAAACAAGAATTAGCAACATTTATTTTTGAAGTAAATCAGCTAAAAGATAATGACTTAGATGAAGTGGAAACTTCTACTATTATCCAAGTAAATAAAGATAAACTATCTAATTTAGATATTGAAAACAACCAAAGAATTGATGAATTAATTAGAAGTGAACAAATAACTTCTAAAATGGCTACATCCTTAATAAATGACACAACTACAACTTTTAATATTTGTAAAAATCTACTTAGAATTGCAAATATACTATTAGTAAAAGATGAGAAACTAAGAAAATTAGGAGAACATGATGAAGTTTAA